A window of the Haloarcula litorea genome harbors these coding sequences:
- the proC gene encoding pyrroline-5-carboxylate reductase, which produces MVATSVIGCGNMGSALVTGLWKSGNHTVVACDLDPAAREAVAEYCTETTDDVSRAGEADVVFLAVKPDVVEAVLEELDLSADQTLVTIAAGVPTDFVAARTDASVVRIMPNLAAETRDMAAAATGDLSAEVRELLADVGEYAEIAEEQMDIATAVNGSGPAFVFYFIQAMTEAGVAGGLDEEEAEVLAAQTFKGAAETVLRDDRTADELIDAVCSPNGTTIEGMEVLWDSDADETLAAAVAAAEARSEELAAAFDDG; this is translated from the coding sequence ATGGTAGCTACGAGTGTCATCGGCTGCGGGAACATGGGCAGCGCCCTGGTGACCGGGCTCTGGAAGTCCGGGAACCACACGGTCGTCGCCTGTGATCTCGATCCCGCCGCCCGGGAAGCCGTCGCGGAGTACTGCACGGAGACGACCGACGACGTCTCGCGGGCGGGGGAGGCCGACGTGGTCTTCCTCGCGGTCAAGCCCGACGTGGTCGAGGCGGTCCTCGAGGAACTCGACCTGTCGGCCGACCAGACGCTGGTGACCATCGCCGCCGGCGTCCCCACCGACTTCGTCGCGGCCCGGACCGACGCCAGCGTCGTCCGCATCATGCCCAACCTCGCCGCCGAGACCCGTGACATGGCCGCGGCCGCCACCGGCGACCTCTCGGCCGAGGTCCGCGAACTGCTCGCGGACGTCGGCGAGTACGCCGAGATCGCGGAGGAACAGATGGACATCGCGACCGCGGTCAACGGCAGCGGTCCCGCCTTCGTCTTCTACTTCATCCAGGCGATGACCGAGGCCGGCGTCGCGGGCGGGTTAGACGAGGAGGAGGCCGAGGTGCTCGCGGCCCAGACGTTCAAGGGGGCCGCCGAGACCGTCCTGCGGGACGACCGCACCGCCGACGAGCTCATCGACGCCGTCTGTTCGCCCAACGGCACGACCATCGAGGGGATGGAGGTCCTCTGGGACAGCGACGCCGACGAGACCCTGGCCGCGGCCGTCGCGGCCGCCGAGGCACGCTCGGAGGAACTGGCGGCGGCGTTCGACGATGGCTGA
- the ileS gene encoding isoleucine--tRNA ligase produces the protein MERFAVVDDQYDPEDVEEGVFEYWDDVDAYEQTVEHRADGEDFFFVDGPPYTSGAAHMGTTWNKVLKDCYIRYHRMLGYDVTDRPGYDMHGLPIETKVEERLDFENKKDIEQFGEENFIAECKAFAEEQLDGLQRDFRDFGVWMDWDDPYKTVDPSYMEAAWWGFQQAHERDLVEQGQRSINQCPRCETAIANNEVEYHDVGKPSIYVKFPLSETDRGEVSDDASGETASREGSLVIWTTTPWTIVANTFVAVDGDLSYVGVDATKDGETERLYVAEPCVEGVLKAGRYEDYEVVEELTGEDLVGWAYDHPLAEAVPDHADGEGSGQVYTADYVEADRTGLVHSAPGHGEEDFERGQELGLEIFCPVGSDGVYTDAAGKYAGTFVRDANDEIVADLDDGGHLLSSEEGHTVREGQCWRCDTDIVRIVTDQWFITITDIKEELLDLIEDSEWHPEWARDNRFRDFVEEAPDWNVSRQRYWGIPIPIWTPDSEATASDGDGEAVDWDGSMDDVIVIGDREELAERVDQDVDPETVDLHKGTVDDLTITEDGTTYTRVGDVFDVWLDSSVATWGTIDYPEQTEAFDELWPADLIIEAHDQTRGWFWSQLGMGGASVGEIPYEEVLMHGYANMPDGRGMSKSKGVLIDPHEVIEKHGRDPMRLFLLSVTAQGEDMNFSWEETQEMQRRLNILWNVARFPLPYMRADDFDPESVALADVEADLELVDEWVLSRLQSVEAAMAEHMDAFDNDKAVGELLDFVVEDVSRFYIQVVRERMWEAEDSDSKRAAYATLYRVLEEVAALFAPFTPFVAERVYGALTGDSGHPTVHMCDWPEPDEALHRPELEDDVAVVREVEEAGSNARQQAERKLRWPVPRVVVDIAGRGPAGSQTSSDDADSEAVADAVERQRAIVADRLNARSVEVVGADDEWGELHYSAEADMSELGPAFGDDAGRVMNALNEARVAERSLDALEAAVSEALGEGVDLTEEMVAFRRETPEGVTGTEFSALDGGGVVYVDTSLTEDIESEGYAREVVRRVQEMRKDLELDIEERIVVDLDVADERVADLVREREALIAEEVRADEFGDVEDGHRRTWEVEGVAVEIAISPVAAAEASD, from the coding sequence ATGGAACGGTTCGCCGTGGTCGACGACCAGTACGACCCCGAGGACGTCGAGGAGGGCGTCTTCGAGTACTGGGACGACGTCGACGCCTACGAGCAGACGGTCGAGCACCGCGCCGACGGCGAGGACTTCTTCTTCGTCGACGGTCCGCCCTACACCTCCGGGGCGGCCCACATGGGGACGACCTGGAACAAGGTACTGAAGGACTGTTACATCCGCTACCACCGGATGCTGGGCTACGACGTGACCGACCGGCCCGGCTACGACATGCACGGGCTCCCCATCGAGACGAAGGTCGAGGAGCGGCTGGACTTCGAGAACAAGAAGGACATCGAGCAGTTCGGCGAGGAGAACTTCATCGCGGAGTGCAAGGCCTTCGCCGAGGAGCAACTGGACGGCCTCCAGCGGGACTTCCGGGACTTCGGGGTCTGGATGGACTGGGACGACCCCTACAAGACGGTCGACCCCTCCTATATGGAGGCCGCCTGGTGGGGGTTCCAGCAGGCCCACGAGCGGGACCTCGTCGAGCAGGGGCAACGCTCGATCAACCAGTGTCCCCGGTGTGAGACGGCCATCGCCAACAACGAGGTCGAGTACCACGACGTCGGCAAGCCGTCGATCTACGTGAAGTTCCCGCTCAGCGAGACCGACCGAGGGGAGGTCTCGGACGACGCGAGCGGTGAAACCGCGAGCCGCGAGGGCAGCCTCGTCATCTGGACCACCACGCCCTGGACCATCGTCGCCAACACGTTCGTCGCCGTCGACGGCGACCTCTCCTACGTCGGCGTCGACGCCACGAAGGACGGCGAGACCGAGCGCCTCTACGTCGCCGAGCCCTGCGTCGAGGGCGTGCTGAAGGCGGGCCGCTACGAGGACTACGAGGTCGTCGAGGAACTGACCGGCGAGGACCTCGTCGGCTGGGCATACGACCACCCGCTGGCCGAGGCGGTGCCCGACCACGCCGACGGCGAGGGGTCGGGCCAGGTCTACACCGCCGACTACGTCGAGGCCGACCGCACCGGCCTGGTCCACTCCGCGCCCGGCCACGGTGAGGAGGACTTCGAGCGCGGCCAGGAACTGGGCCTGGAGATCTTCTGTCCGGTCGGCAGCGACGGCGTCTACACCGACGCCGCCGGGAAGTACGCCGGCACCTTCGTCCGGGACGCCAACGACGAGATCGTCGCCGACCTCGACGACGGCGGCCACCTGCTCTCCAGCGAGGAGGGCCACACCGTCCGCGAGGGGCAGTGCTGGCGCTGTGACACCGACATCGTCCGCATCGTCACCGACCAGTGGTTCATCACCATCACCGACATCAAGGAGGAACTGCTCGACCTCATCGAGGACTCCGAGTGGCACCCCGAGTGGGCGCGGGACAACCGCTTCCGTGACTTCGTCGAGGAGGCCCCCGACTGGAACGTCTCCCGGCAGCGCTACTGGGGCATCCCGATTCCCATCTGGACGCCCGATAGCGAGGCGACAGCCTCGGACGGAGACGGCGAAGCCGTCGACTGGGACGGGTCGATGGACGACGTGATCGTGATCGGCGACCGCGAGGAGCTGGCCGAGCGCGTCGACCAGGACGTCGACCCCGAGACGGTGGACCTCCACAAGGGGACCGTCGACGACCTGACCATCACCGAGGACGGCACCACCTACACCCGCGTCGGCGACGTCTTCGACGTGTGGCTGGATTCCTCGGTGGCGACGTGGGGCACCATCGACTACCCCGAGCAGACCGAGGCCTTCGACGAGCTGTGGCCGGCCGACCTCATCATCGAGGCCCACGACCAGACGCGGGGCTGGTTCTGGTCCCAGCTCGGGATGGGCGGCGCGTCGGTCGGCGAGATCCCCTACGAGGAGGTGCTGATGCACGGCTACGCCAACATGCCCGACGGCCGCGGGATGTCCAAGTCCAAGGGCGTGCTCATCGACCCCCACGAGGTCATCGAGAAGCACGGTCGGGACCCGATGCGGCTGTTCCTGCTGTCGGTGACCGCCCAGGGCGAGGACATGAACTTCTCCTGGGAGGAGACCCAGGAGATGCAACGCCGGCTCAACATCCTCTGGAACGTCGCCCGCTTCCCGCTGCCGTACATGCGGGCCGACGACTTCGACCCAGAGAGCGTCGCCCTCGCCGACGTCGAAGCCGACCTCGAACTCGTCGACGAGTGGGTCCTCTCGCGGCTCCAGAGCGTCGAGGCGGCGATGGCCGAGCACATGGACGCCTTCGACAACGACAAGGCCGTCGGCGAACTGCTCGACTTCGTCGTCGAGGACGTCTCTCGCTTCTACATCCAGGTCGTCCGCGAGCGGATGTGGGAGGCGGAGGACAGCGACTCCAAGCGGGCCGCCTACGCCACCCTCTACCGCGTGCTGGAGGAGGTCGCAGCCCTCTTCGCCCCGTTCACGCCGTTCGTCGCCGAGCGGGTCTACGGCGCGCTGACCGGCGATTCGGGCCACCCGACGGTCCACATGTGCGACTGGCCCGAGCCCGACGAGGCCCTCCACCGACCCGAACTGGAGGACGACGTCGCGGTCGTCCGCGAGGTCGAGGAGGCCGGCTCCAACGCCCGCCAGCAGGCCGAGCGGAAACTACGCTGGCCCGTCCCGCGGGTCGTCGTCGACATCGCCGGACGCGGTCCGGCGGGCAGTCAGACGTCGTCTGACGACGCCGACAGCGAGGCCGTCGCCGACGCCGTCGAGCGACAGCGAGCCATCGTCGCCGACCGGCTGAACGCGCGCTCGGTCGAGGTCGTCGGGGCCGACGACGAGTGGGGCGAGCTCCACTACTCCGCCGAGGCCGATATGAGCGAACTCGGCCCCGCCTTCGGCGACGACGCCGGCCGGGTGATGAACGCGCTCAACGAGGCCCGGGTCGCCGAGCGGTCCCTCGACGCCCTCGAAGCCGCCGTCTCCGAGGCGCTGGGCGAGGGCGTGGACCTGACCGAGGAGATGGTCGCGTTCCGCCGGGAGACGCCCGAGGGCGTCACCGGGACGGAGTTCAGCGCACTCGACGGCGGCGGCGTCGTCTACGTCGACACCTCGCTGACCGAGGACATCGAGAGCGAGGGGTACGCCCGCGAGGTCGTCCGCCGGGTCCAGGAGATGCGCAAGGACCTCGAACTGGACATCGAGGAGCGCATCGTCGTCGACCTCGACGTGGCCGACGAGCGCGTTGCCGACCTCGTCCGGGAGCGCGAGGCCCTGATCGCCGAAGAAGTGCGGGCCGACGAGTTCGGCGACGTGGAGGACGGCCACCGGCGGACCTGGGAGGTCGAGGGCGTCGCGGTGGAGATCGCGATCAGTCCGGTGGCGGCGGCGGAAGCGTCGGACTGA